One genomic segment of Alicycliphilus denitrificans K601 includes these proteins:
- a CDS encoding PHA/PHB synthase family protein: MDETTDWTESARQFQQILGESWGKALQMLQPGELGKAMSMPPSAPLSFAPDKLAALQQQYMEDARALWGQGLHAQASKTGDRRFAGESWANNPLSAFSVAAYQLQARALMGLADAVEADEKTRARIRFSVEQWLAAMAPSNFLALNAEAQKKALETHGESIAKGVANLLHDMRQGHISMTDESRFEVGRNVATTEGAVVFENELFQLLEYKPLTPKVYERPFLMVPPCINKYYILDLQPENSLIRHAVAQGHRTFVVSWRNPDASLAHKTWDDYIEDAVLTAVATVQKIAGTKQINALGFCVGGTMLANALAVLAARGQDSVASATFLTTLIDFGDTGILDVFIDESFVRLREMQMGQGGLMKGQDLASTFSFLRPNELVWNYVVDNYLKGQTPPPFDLLYWNSDSTNLPGPYYAWYLRNFYLENRLIEPGALTVCGEKLDLSKVKLPVYIYGSREDHIVPAAAAYASTQVLPGKKRFVMGASGHIAGVINPPAKKKRSHWVREDGKLPPTLDEWLAGATELPGSWWDDWCAWLAGHAGKQVAAPKSYGKAPHFKDIEPAPGRYVKQKA; the protein is encoded by the coding sequence ATGGATGAGACGACAGACTGGACCGAAAGCGCTCGGCAGTTCCAGCAGATACTCGGCGAGAGCTGGGGCAAGGCGCTGCAGATGCTGCAGCCAGGGGAACTGGGCAAGGCCATGTCCATGCCGCCCTCCGCCCCGCTGAGCTTCGCGCCCGACAAGCTCGCCGCGCTACAGCAGCAATACATGGAGGATGCGCGCGCGCTGTGGGGCCAGGGCCTGCATGCCCAGGCGTCGAAGACCGGCGACCGGCGCTTTGCCGGCGAGAGCTGGGCGAACAACCCGCTGTCGGCCTTCTCCGTGGCAGCCTACCAGCTGCAGGCCCGCGCCCTCATGGGGCTGGCCGATGCCGTGGAGGCCGACGAGAAGACCCGCGCGCGCATCCGCTTCAGCGTGGAGCAGTGGCTGGCCGCCATGGCGCCCAGCAACTTCCTGGCCCTCAATGCCGAGGCGCAGAAGAAAGCGCTGGAAACCCACGGCGAGAGCATTGCCAAGGGCGTGGCCAACCTGCTGCACGACATGCGCCAGGGCCACATCTCCATGACCGACGAGAGCCGCTTCGAGGTGGGCCGCAACGTGGCCACCACCGAAGGCGCGGTGGTGTTCGAGAACGAGCTGTTCCAGCTCCTCGAATACAAGCCGCTCACGCCCAAGGTATACGAGCGGCCCTTCCTCATGGTGCCGCCGTGCATCAACAAGTACTACATCCTCGACCTGCAGCCCGAGAACTCGCTGATCCGCCACGCCGTGGCCCAGGGCCACCGCACCTTCGTGGTGAGCTGGCGCAACCCCGACGCGTCGCTCGCGCACAAGACCTGGGACGACTACATCGAGGACGCCGTGCTCACCGCCGTCGCCACCGTGCAGAAGATCGCCGGGACCAAGCAGATCAACGCCCTGGGCTTCTGCGTGGGCGGCACCATGCTGGCCAATGCGCTGGCGGTGCTGGCCGCGCGCGGGCAGGACAGCGTCGCCAGCGCCACCTTCCTCACCACACTCATCGACTTCGGCGACACCGGCATCCTCGACGTGTTCATCGACGAGTCCTTCGTGCGCCTGCGCGAGATGCAGATGGGGCAGGGCGGGCTCATGAAGGGGCAGGACCTCGCCTCCACCTTCAGCTTCCTGCGCCCCAACGAGCTGGTGTGGAACTACGTGGTGGACAACTACCTCAAGGGCCAGACGCCGCCGCCCTTCGACCTGCTGTACTGGAACAGCGACAGCACCAACCTGCCCGGGCCGTACTACGCCTGGTACCTGCGCAACTTCTACCTGGAGAACAGGCTCATCGAGCCGGGCGCCCTCACCGTGTGCGGCGAGAAGCTGGACCTCTCCAAGGTCAAGCTGCCCGTGTACATCTACGGCTCGCGCGAAGACCACATCGTGCCCGCCGCCGCGGCCTACGCTTCGACCCAGGTGCTGCCCGGCAAGAAACGCTTCGTCATGGGCGCCTCGGGCCACATCGCGGGCGTGATCAACCCGCCGGCGAAGAAAAAGCGCAGCCACTGGGTGCGCGAGGACGGCAAGCTGCCCCCCACGCTGGACGAATGGCTGGCCGGCGCGACCGAGTTGCCCGGCAGCTGGTGGGACGATTGGTGCGCCTGGCTCGCGGGCCACGCGGGCAAGCAGGTCGCCGCGCCCAAGAGCTACGGCAAGGCGCCGCACTTCAAGGACATAGAGCCGGCGCCGGGGCGCTACGTCAAGCAGAAGGCCTGA
- a CDS encoding acetyl-CoA C-acetyltransferase — protein sequence MEDIVIVSAVRTPVGKFGGALAKTPATDLGALVIREALARARVAPDQVGEVIMGQVLAAGCGQNPARQAMMKAGVAKETPALTINAVCGSGLKAVMLAAQAVATGDSEIVVAGGQENMSLAPHVLNGSREGQRMGDWKLTDTMIVDGLWDVYNQYHMGITAENVAKAYGITREMQDALALASQQKAAAAQDAGRFADEIVGVSLPQKKGDPVLFNADEYLNRKTNAEALAGLRPAFDKAGSVTAGNASGINDGAAAVVVMSAKKAAALGLKPLARIAAYGTAGLDPATMGMGPVPASRKALQRAGWNAADVDLFELNEAFAAQACAVNKELAIDPARVNVNGGAIAIGHPIGASGCRVLVTLLHEMQRRSAAKGLAALCIGGGMGVSMALER from the coding sequence ATGGAAGACATCGTCATCGTTTCCGCCGTGCGCACGCCCGTGGGCAAGTTTGGCGGCGCACTCGCCAAGACCCCGGCCACGGACCTGGGCGCCCTTGTGATCCGCGAGGCCCTGGCGCGCGCGCGCGTCGCGCCGGACCAGGTGGGCGAGGTCATCATGGGCCAGGTGCTCGCAGCCGGCTGTGGCCAGAACCCCGCGCGCCAGGCCATGATGAAGGCCGGCGTGGCCAAGGAAACCCCCGCGCTCACGATCAACGCCGTGTGCGGCTCGGGCCTGAAGGCTGTCATGCTCGCCGCGCAGGCCGTCGCCACGGGCGACAGCGAGATCGTGGTGGCCGGCGGCCAGGAGAACATGAGCCTGGCGCCCCACGTGCTCAATGGCTCGCGCGAGGGCCAGCGCATGGGCGACTGGAAGCTGACCGACACCATGATCGTGGACGGCCTGTGGGACGTCTACAACCAGTACCACATGGGCATCACGGCCGAGAACGTGGCCAAGGCCTACGGGATCACGCGCGAGATGCAGGACGCGCTGGCCCTGGCCAGCCAGCAGAAGGCCGCGGCCGCCCAGGATGCCGGCCGCTTCGCCGACGAGATCGTCGGCGTCTCGCTGCCGCAGAAAAAGGGCGATCCCGTCCTGTTCAACGCCGACGAGTACCTGAACCGCAAGACCAACGCCGAGGCGCTGGCGGGCCTGCGCCCGGCATTCGACAAGGCCGGCTCGGTCACGGCGGGCAACGCCTCGGGCATCAACGACGGCGCCGCTGCCGTGGTGGTGATGAGCGCCAAGAAGGCCGCGGCCCTGGGCCTCAAGCCGCTGGCGCGCATCGCCGCCTACGGCACGGCGGGCCTGGACCCCGCCACCATGGGCATGGGGCCCGTGCCCGCGTCGCGCAAGGCCCTGCAGCGCGCCGGCTGGAACGCGGCCGACGTGGACCTGTTCGAGCTCAACGAGGCCTTTGCCGCCCAGGCATGCGCGGTGAACAAGGAACTGGCGATCGACCCGGCGCGCGTCAACGTCAACGGCGGCGCGATCGCCATCGGCCACCCCATCGGGGCCTCGGGTTGCCGCGTGCTGGTCACCCTGCTGCACGAGATGCAGCGCCGCAGCGCGGCCAAGGGGCTGGCCGCGCTGTGCATCGGCGGCGGCATGGGCGTCTCCATGGCTCTGGAGCGTTGA
- the phbB gene encoding acetoacetyl-CoA reductase, whose amino-acid sequence MSQKVAYVTGGMGGIGTAICQRLHREGMKVIAGCGPTRDYEKWLNEQKALGYTFYASVGNVGDWDSTVQAFANAKAEHGTIDVLVNNAGITRDRMFVKMTREDWDAVIETNLNSMFNVTKQVVADMVEKGWGRIINISSVNGEKGQAGQTNYSAAKAGMHGFSMALAQELATKGVTVNTVSPGYIGTDMVKAIRPDVLEKIVNTVPVKRLGEPSEIASIVAWLASEEGGYATGADFSVNGGLHMR is encoded by the coding sequence ATGAGTCAGAAAGTCGCATACGTCACGGGAGGCATGGGTGGAATTGGCACTGCCATTTGTCAACGCCTGCACCGGGAAGGGATGAAGGTCATCGCGGGCTGCGGCCCCACTCGCGACTATGAAAAGTGGCTGAACGAACAAAAGGCGCTGGGCTACACCTTCTACGCTTCGGTCGGCAACGTGGGCGACTGGGACTCCACGGTGCAGGCCTTCGCCAACGCCAAGGCCGAACACGGCACCATCGACGTGCTGGTCAACAACGCCGGCATCACGCGCGACCGCATGTTCGTGAAGATGACGCGGGAAGACTGGGACGCCGTCATCGAGACCAACCTCAACAGCATGTTCAACGTGACCAAGCAGGTCGTGGCCGACATGGTGGAAAAGGGCTGGGGCCGCATCATCAACATCAGCAGCGTGAACGGCGAAAAGGGCCAGGCCGGCCAGACCAATTACTCGGCCGCCAAGGCCGGCATGCACGGCTTCTCCATGGCGCTGGCGCAGGAGCTCGCCACCAAGGGCGTGACGGTGAACACCGTGAGCCCGGGCTACATCGGCACGGATATGGTCAAGGCCATCCGCCCCGACGTGCTGGAGAAGATCGTCAACACCGTGCCCGTCAAGCGCCTCGGGGAGCCCAGCGAGATCGCCTCCATCGTCGCCTGGCTGGCCTCGGAGGAGGGCGGCTATGCCACCGGCGCCGACTTCTCTGTCAACGGCGGCCTGCACATGCGCTGA
- a CDS encoding ABC-F family ATP-binding cassette domain-containing protein yields MISLRNLTLRRGTRVLLDSASVSINPGEKVGLVGRNGAGKSTLFALLNGTLHEDGGDFLMPPQWRMAQVAQHMPETAQPATDFVLDGDTRLSHLREQLRKAEQLGDGMAIAQAHADLADAGAHDAPARAQALILGLGFQVAELDRPVNSFSGGWRMRLQLARALMCPSDLLLLDEPTNHLDLDALVWLEAWLKRYEGTLIVISHDREFLDAVTQVTLHIDNAQLTRYGGNYSQFEELRAQQLTLQQAAFERQQAKIAHLQKFIDRFKAKATKARQAQSRVKALERMERIAPVLASAEFTFEFQEPANLPNPMLALTDASFGYRAEDGSEKAVLSGVSRTVLAGQRIGILGANGQGKSTLVKTIARTMAPLGGKVTEGKGLAIGYFAQQELDVLRPDDHPLAHMVRLARELGVDAREQDLRNFLGSFNFSGDMVLQSVGSMSGGEKARLVLAMIVWQRPNLLLLDEPTNHLDLATREALAMALNEFEGTVMLVSHDRALLRSVCDEFWLVGRGQVGPFDGDLDDYQRYLLDESRRLREQARAAAPAPAAVPAPDAREQRRLEAQARQQLAEKTRPLKRELETIDQRLALLAQEKAQLEERLMQELPPAEIAESGRRLKTCTEEVERLEEKWLDVSAALEELGR; encoded by the coding sequence ATGATCAGCCTCCGCAACCTCACCCTGCGCCGCGGCACGCGCGTGCTGCTCGACAGTGCTTCCGTTTCCATCAATCCCGGCGAGAAAGTCGGCCTGGTGGGGCGCAACGGCGCCGGCAAGTCCACCCTCTTCGCGCTCCTCAACGGCACGTTGCACGAGGACGGCGGCGACTTCCTCATGCCCCCGCAGTGGCGCATGGCGCAGGTGGCGCAGCACATGCCCGAGACCGCCCAGCCAGCCACGGATTTCGTGCTCGATGGCGATACGCGCTTGTCTCACCTGCGCGAGCAGCTACGAAAAGCAGAGCAATTGGGCGACGGCATGGCCATTGCCCAGGCGCACGCCGACCTGGCGGACGCCGGCGCGCACGATGCGCCGGCGCGCGCCCAGGCGCTGATCCTGGGCCTGGGCTTCCAGGTGGCCGAGCTCGACAGACCCGTCAACAGCTTCTCCGGCGGCTGGCGCATGCGCCTGCAGCTGGCGCGCGCGCTCATGTGCCCCAGCGACCTGCTGCTGCTCGACGAGCCCACCAACCACCTGGACCTGGACGCGCTGGTCTGGCTCGAAGCCTGGCTCAAGCGCTACGAGGGCACGCTCATCGTCATCAGCCACGACCGCGAATTCCTCGACGCCGTGACCCAGGTCACGCTGCACATCGACAACGCCCAGCTCACACGCTACGGCGGCAACTACAGCCAGTTCGAGGAACTGCGCGCGCAGCAGCTCACGCTGCAGCAGGCCGCGTTCGAGCGCCAGCAGGCCAAGATCGCCCACCTGCAAAAGTTCATCGACCGCTTCAAGGCCAAGGCCACCAAGGCGCGCCAGGCGCAAAGCCGCGTGAAGGCGCTGGAGCGCATGGAAAGAATCGCCCCCGTGCTGGCGAGCGCCGAATTCACCTTCGAATTCCAGGAGCCCGCCAACCTGCCCAATCCCATGCTGGCGCTGACCGACGCCTCCTTCGGCTACCGCGCCGAGGACGGCAGCGAGAAAGCCGTCCTGAGCGGCGTCAGCCGCACCGTGCTGGCGGGCCAGCGCATAGGCATCCTGGGCGCCAACGGCCAGGGCAAGTCCACCCTGGTCAAGACCATCGCCCGCACCATGGCACCCCTGGGCGGCAAGGTCACCGAGGGCAAGGGCCTCGCCATTGGCTACTTCGCCCAGCAGGAGCTGGACGTGCTGCGCCCGGACGACCACCCGCTCGCGCACATGGTGCGCCTGGCGCGCGAGCTGGGCGTGGACGCGCGTGAGCAGGACCTGCGCAACTTCCTGGGCAGCTTCAACTTCAGCGGCGACATGGTGCTGCAGAGCGTGGGCAGCATGAGCGGCGGCGAGAAGGCGCGCCTGGTGCTGGCCATGATCGTCTGGCAGCGCCCCAACCTGCTGCTGCTCGACGAGCCCACCAACCACCTGGACTTGGCCACGCGCGAGGCGCTGGCCATGGCGCTCAACGAATTCGAGGGCACCGTAATGCTGGTCAGCCACGACCGCGCCCTGCTGCGCTCCGTGTGCGACGAATTCTGGCTCGTGGGCCGCGGGCAGGTCGGGCCGTTCGACGGCGACCTGGACGACTACCAGCGCTACCTGCTCGACGAATCCAGGCGCCTGCGCGAGCAGGCCCGCGCCGCCGCCCCGGCGCCCGCGGCCGTGCCCGCCCCCGACGCGCGCGAACAGCGCCGCCTGGAGGCCCAGGCGCGGCAGCAACTGGCCGAAAAGACCCGCCCCCTGAAGCGCGAGCTGGAGACCATAGACCAGCGTCTAGCGCTGCTGGCCCAGGAGAAGGCGCAGCTGGAAGAGCGTCTGATGCAGGAGCTGCCCCCCGCCGAGATCGCGGAATCCGGCCGGCGCCTGAAAACCTGCACCGAAGAGGTCGAACGGCTCGAGGAAAAGTGGCTGGATGTGTCCGCCGCGCTGGAAGAACTGGGGCGGTGA
- a CDS encoding Bug family tripartite tricarboxylate transporter substrate binding protein, whose product MTPLSRRRMLAHALGAALLPLAGMPARAQGRYPSRPVKWLVPYLPATGPDMVARILAEAVGPFLGQPIVIENRPGAAGNIGTRAVAKSPADGYTLLYTGSPLAANMHIYKNPGYDALKDFRHVMRLSSSTVGLVVNADSDIHSLDDLLARLKARPGQVDYASGGVGTPSHLGVELFLSVTRTKAMHVPYKGASELVNALLGNQVTFGMPIFSAANPMIKAGKLRALAIAGARRNPVEPQVPTLAELGIPGVELTSFGGISVPAGTPDAVVETIYKAFSEALRQPKVVAALQENGGQVDVRDGAAFVQNIQQEMQLTAAMMKQLGLKPV is encoded by the coding sequence ATGACCCCTCTGTCACGCCGCCGGATGCTGGCCCATGCGCTTGGCGCGGCCCTGCTCCCCCTGGCGGGCATGCCGGCCCGGGCCCAGGGCCGCTATCCCAGCCGCCCCGTCAAATGGCTGGTGCCCTACCTGCCGGCCACGGGGCCCGACATGGTGGCGCGCATCCTGGCCGAGGCCGTGGGCCCCTTCCTGGGCCAACCCATCGTCATCGAGAACCGTCCGGGCGCCGCGGGGAACATCGGCACGCGCGCCGTGGCCAAGTCGCCGGCCGATGGCTACACCCTGCTCTACACGGGCTCGCCGCTGGCCGCCAACATGCACATCTACAAGAACCCCGGCTACGACGCGCTCAAGGACTTCCGGCACGTCATGCGCCTGAGCAGCTCCACCGTGGGGCTGGTAGTGAACGCGGACTCCGACATCCACAGCCTGGACGACCTGCTGGCCCGGCTCAAGGCCCGCCCCGGCCAGGTGGACTACGCCTCCGGGGGCGTCGGCACGCCCTCCCACCTGGGCGTGGAGCTGTTCCTGAGCGTCACGCGCACCAAGGCCATGCACGTGCCCTACAAGGGCGCCTCCGAGCTCGTGAATGCGCTGCTGGGCAACCAAGTGACCTTCGGGATGCCGATCTTCTCGGCGGCCAACCCCATGATCAAGGCCGGCAAGCTGCGCGCGCTCGCCATCGCCGGGGCCAGGCGCAACCCGGTCGAGCCGCAGGTACCCACGCTCGCGGAGCTCGGCATCCCAGGCGTGGAGCTGACCTCGTTCGGCGGCATCTCCGTCCCCGCGGGAACGCCGGATGCGGTGGTGGAGACCATCTACAAGGCCTTCTCCGAAGCGCTCAGGCAGCCCAAGGTGGTCGCCGCGCTGCAGGAAAACGGGGGCCAGGTGGACGTGCGCGACGGAGCGGCCTTCGTGCAGAACATCCAGCAGGAAATGCAGCTGACCGCGGCCATGATGAAGCAGCTGGGGCTGAAGCCCGTCTGA
- a CDS encoding acyl-CoA dehydrogenase family protein: MNASTPTTRLAAAGPALPEMPFEGSPLAAQLIAALRDFLHGELVDLARSHGIDHEHSPDKALLRQVWRRSHALGFYGMSLPPSMGGKELSVLDQVLIKEAIYATGSPFAPHVLGELSGPPRIGALVRKATPWQMEQFIAPVARADKAICFALTEAGAGSDAGALQTRATQDGDHYVLHGRKRFISGSPFADCAVLLASTAPEGAAEREISAFFVDLHAPGVEVVSGYKTMAGQSHTGDIVLDGARVPAAQLIGERGRGLALALGRITVNRLMHCPAMLGLAQVALRDARDYALERRQFGRSIAQFQAIQHMLADMATQWAAARALMVQTARAIDAGIDARAQASMSKLFCSEAAFGIADRAVQIHGGEGIVQGRRVEFLFRMLRMYRVLTGTSEIQRNTIARELLATPA; this comes from the coding sequence ATGAACGCCAGCACTCCTACCACACGGCTGGCCGCCGCCGGCCCCGCACTGCCCGAAATGCCCTTCGAAGGCTCGCCCCTGGCGGCGCAGCTGATCGCGGCGCTGCGGGACTTCCTGCACGGCGAGCTGGTCGACCTGGCCCGCAGCCACGGCATAGACCACGAGCATTCGCCCGACAAGGCCCTGCTGCGCCAGGTCTGGCGGCGCTCGCACGCGCTCGGCTTCTACGGCATGTCCCTGCCACCGTCCATGGGCGGCAAGGAGCTTTCGGTGCTCGACCAAGTGCTGATCAAGGAAGCCATCTACGCTACCGGCTCGCCCTTCGCGCCCCACGTGCTGGGCGAGCTGAGCGGCCCGCCGCGCATCGGCGCGCTGGTGCGCAAGGCCACGCCGTGGCAGATGGAGCAGTTCATCGCACCGGTGGCGCGCGCCGACAAGGCCATCTGCTTCGCGCTGACCGAGGCCGGCGCGGGCTCCGACGCCGGCGCGCTGCAGACCCGCGCCACGCAGGACGGCGACCACTACGTGCTCCATGGCCGCAAGCGCTTCATCTCGGGCTCGCCCTTCGCCGACTGCGCCGTGCTGCTGGCCTCGACCGCCCCCGAGGGCGCCGCCGAGCGCGAGATCAGCGCCTTCTTCGTCGACCTGCACGCGCCGGGCGTCGAGGTGGTTAGCGGCTACAAGACCATGGCCGGCCAGTCCCACACCGGCGACATCGTGCTGGACGGCGCCCGCGTCCCAGCGGCCCAGCTGATCGGCGAGCGCGGCCGCGGCTTGGCGCTGGCGCTGGGGCGCATCACCGTCAACCGGCTGATGCACTGCCCCGCCATGCTTGGCCTGGCACAGGTGGCGCTGCGCGACGCGCGCGACTATGCGCTGGAGCGCCGGCAGTTCGGCCGCAGCATCGCCCAGTTCCAGGCCATACAGCACATGCTGGCCGACATGGCCACGCAATGGGCCGCCGCCCGCGCCCTGATGGTGCAGACGGCGCGCGCCATCGACGCCGGCATCGACGCCCGCGCCCAGGCGTCAATGAGCAAGCTGTTCTGCTCCGAGGCTGCCTTCGGCATCGCCGACCGCGCGGTGCAGATCCACGGCGGCGAGGGCATCGTCCAGGGCCGGCGCGTGGAATTCCTGTTCCGCATGCTGCGCATGTACCGCGTGCTGACCGGCACCAGCGAGATCCAGCGCAACACCATCGCCAGGGAACTGCTCGCCACGCCCGCATAG
- a CDS encoding AMP-binding protein, which translates to MTSTSTPPPGSPIPNVGALVARSCRAHARLPAVTSAARSITYGELEQRSSRLANALLSGGLARGDRVGIYLHNCVEIVEIEIACYKAGLVKAPFNARLSPREVGEIAANSEARIIVTTAARAEAFRPHLGDPGVQLLLLDGPAGSDYESRLARASAHFEPVAVREHELAVLHYTSGSSGVLKAAMQTFGNRLAQLRKFLMRGEGMQAGHVLGLVGPITHASGMQLVPALCTGACIHLFAQFEPAGFIAEMQQRRVTHTFMVPTMINMLLAEVQGRYRPLPDLLRLGYGAAPMAPTRILQAMDVFGPVLSQGYGAGETTSGVCGLSALDHLQARAARPERLASCGRPFLESIVEVVDGDGNPLPQGEVGEIVVSGPDVFAGYWRAPDLTAEVLRNGRYHTGDLARMDEEGFVYIVDRKKDMVISGGFNVYPSEVEAVLYRHQAVQDACVFAIPDDKWGEAVAAHIVLKPGAQPDPGALDRFCAEHLGGFKRPRHIEFVEQLPKNPNGKVMRKTVQAPYWSNLSRKVN; encoded by the coding sequence ATGACCAGCACTTCCACTCCTCCACCGGGCTCCCCCATCCCCAACGTCGGCGCACTGGTGGCGCGCAGCTGCCGGGCCCATGCCCGCCTGCCCGCAGTCACCAGCGCGGCGCGCAGCATCACCTATGGCGAGCTGGAGCAGCGCTCCAGCCGCCTGGCCAACGCGCTGCTGTCCGGCGGCCTCGCGCGCGGCGACCGCGTGGGCATCTACCTGCACAACTGCGTCGAGATCGTCGAGATCGAAATCGCCTGCTACAAGGCCGGTCTGGTCAAGGCGCCGTTCAACGCCCGCCTGTCGCCGCGCGAGGTGGGCGAGATCGCCGCCAACAGCGAGGCGCGGATCATCGTCACCACGGCCGCGCGCGCCGAGGCCTTCCGCCCCCACCTGGGCGACCCCGGCGTACAGCTGCTGCTGCTCGACGGCCCCGCGGGCAGCGACTACGAGAGCCGCCTGGCCCGGGCCAGCGCGCATTTCGAGCCGGTGGCCGTGCGCGAGCACGAGCTGGCCGTGCTGCACTACACCTCGGGCTCGTCGGGCGTGCTCAAGGCGGCGATGCAGACCTTCGGCAACCGCCTGGCCCAGCTGCGCAAGTTCCTGATGCGCGGCGAGGGCATGCAGGCGGGCCACGTGCTGGGCCTGGTCGGCCCCATCACCCACGCCTCGGGCATGCAACTGGTGCCCGCGCTGTGCACCGGGGCCTGCATCCACCTGTTCGCGCAGTTCGAGCCCGCCGGCTTCATCGCCGAGATGCAGCAGCGGCGCGTGACCCACACCTTCATGGTGCCGACCATGATCAACATGCTGCTGGCCGAGGTGCAGGGCCGCTACCGCCCGCTGCCCGACCTGCTGCGCCTGGGCTATGGCGCGGCCCCGATGGCGCCGACGCGCATTCTGCAAGCCATGGACGTGTTCGGCCCTGTCCTCAGCCAGGGCTATGGCGCGGGCGAGACCACCTCGGGCGTGTGCGGCCTGTCGGCGCTGGACCACCTCCAGGCGCGCGCCGCGCGGCCCGAGCGGCTGGCCTCGTGCGGGCGCCCCTTCCTGGAGTCCATCGTCGAGGTGGTCGATGGCGACGGCAACCCGCTGCCCCAGGGCGAGGTGGGCGAGATCGTCGTGAGCGGCCCCGACGTGTTCGCCGGCTACTGGCGCGCGCCCGACCTCACGGCCGAGGTGCTCAGGAACGGCCGCTACCACACGGGCGACCTGGCGCGCATGGACGAGGAAGGCTTCGTCTACATCGTGGACCGCAAGAAGGACATGGTCATCAGCGGCGGCTTCAACGTCTACCCGTCGGAGGTGGAGGCCGTGCTCTACCGCCACCAGGCGGTGCAGGACGCCTGCGTGTTCGCCATTCCCGACGACAAATGGGGAGAGGCCGTCGCGGCGCACATCGTGCTCAAGCCCGGCGCGCAGCCCGACCCCGGCGCGCTGGACCGGTTCTGCGCCGAGCACCTGGGCGGCTTCAAGCGCCCGCGCCACATCGAGTTCGTGGAGCAGCTGCCCAAGAACCCCAACGGCAAGGTGATGCGCAAGACCGTACAGGCGCCGTACTGGAGCAACCTCAGCCGCAAGGTGAACTGA
- a CDS encoding LysR family transcriptional regulator → MDLRALRYFIAVVEVGSLSRAAHSLYVAQPALTAQIKKLEAELGAQLLERSHAGVTPTPAGTQLYQDARRLLSDAEAMGERIRRLPQGPEGSVTIAVPFLLTTLLLGPVIAQLSQTHPRIRVFVLDGLSLTVQKAVLERRADIGIVVDTPALPGLDCQPMAQEDILLTGLDRGAAVVPLLQSDPGGGLPSLAFAHASRLPLVLQSRRFAIRQSVEAAAEQRGLRLNIVHEHDSARVIRSLYHCGAGFTFSPACTLAEVSLAQRQQSAAPGHWIVARVTDPALQRRYFVTTQASRADDAATAVVRECLLAHARSLIDGGQWQACWLLDASPQAIN, encoded by the coding sequence ATGGACCTGCGGGCGCTGCGCTACTTCATCGCCGTCGTCGAGGTCGGCAGCCTCTCGCGCGCAGCGCATTCACTGTATGTGGCCCAGCCGGCGCTGACGGCGCAGATCAAGAAGCTGGAGGCCGAACTGGGCGCCCAGCTGCTCGAACGCAGCCACGCCGGCGTGACGCCGACGCCGGCCGGCACCCAGCTGTACCAGGACGCCCGCCGCCTGCTCAGCGACGCCGAGGCCATGGGTGAGCGCATCCGGCGCCTGCCCCAGGGCCCGGAGGGCTCGGTCACGATCGCCGTGCCCTTCCTGCTGACCACGTTGCTGCTCGGGCCGGTCATCGCGCAGCTGTCGCAAACGCACCCGCGCATCCGCGTCTTCGTGCTCGACGGCCTGAGCCTGACGGTGCAAAAGGCCGTACTGGAGCGCCGCGCCGACATCGGCATCGTCGTCGACACCCCGGCGCTGCCCGGCCTGGACTGCCAGCCCATGGCGCAGGAGGACATCTTGCTGACGGGCCTGGACCGCGGCGCCGCAGTGGTGCCGCTGCTGCAAAGCGACCCCGGCGGCGGCCTGCCCAGCCTGGCCTTCGCCCACGCCAGCCGGCTGCCCCTGGTGCTGCAGTCGCGGCGCTTCGCCATCCGCCAGAGCGTAGAGGCGGCGGCCGAGCAGCGCGGGCTGCGCCTGAACATCGTGCACGAGCACGACTCGGCGCGCGTCATCCGCTCGCTCTACCACTGCGGCGCCGGCTTCACCTTCTCACCCGCCTGCACCCTGGCCGAGGTGTCGCTGGCCCAGCGTCAGCAGTCCGCCGCTCCGGGGCACTGGATCGTCGCCCGCGTCACCGATCCGGCATTGCAGCGGCGCTACTTCGTGACCACCCAGGCCAGCCGCGCGGACGACGCCGCCACCGCCGTGGTGCGCGAGTGCCTGCTGGCCCATGCGCGCAGCCTGATCGACGGCGGCCAGTGGCAGGCCTGCTGGCTGCTGGACGCGTCGCCGCAGGCCATCAATTAA